One window of the Klebsiella oxytoca genome contains the following:
- the allB gene encoding allantoinase AllB, translating into MSFDLIIKNGTVILENESRVVDIAVTDGKIAAIGENLGEAKRVIDASGLIVSPGMVDAHTHISEPGRTHWEGYETGTRAAAKGGITTMIEMPLNQLPATTDRETIELKFDAAKGKLTIDAAQLGGLVSYNLDRLHELDEVGVVGFKCFVATCGDRGIDNDFRDVNDWQFFKGVQKLAEMKQTVLVHCENALICDELGEEAKREGRVTAHDYVASRPVFTEVEAIRRILYLAKVAGCRLHVCHVSSPEGVAEVTRARHEGQDVTCESCPHYFVLDTDQFEEIGTLAKCSPPIRDAENQKGMWEKLFNGEIDCLVSDHSPCPPEMKAGNIMQAWGGIAGLQSCMDVMFDEAVQKRGMSLPQFARLMATNAADIFGLKHKGRIAPGKDADLVFIQPNSSYVLQAEDLEYRHKVSPYIGRKIGARITKTILRGDVIYDIEQGFPHAPKGKFILKHQQ; encoded by the coding sequence ATGTCTTTTGATTTAATTATTAAAAACGGCACCGTTATTCTGGAAAACGAATCTCGGGTGGTGGATATCGCGGTGACCGACGGCAAAATCGCCGCGATTGGTGAGAACCTGGGCGAAGCGAAGCGGGTGATAGATGCTTCGGGCCTGATCGTTTCGCCAGGAATGGTCGATGCGCATACGCATATCTCTGAGCCGGGCCGTACCCATTGGGAAGGTTACGAAACCGGCACTCGCGCGGCGGCGAAAGGCGGTATCACCACGATGATTGAAATGCCGCTGAACCAGCTCCCTGCTACAACCGACCGTGAGACCATTGAGCTGAAATTCGACGCTGCGAAAGGCAAACTGACCATCGACGCCGCACAGCTTGGTGGCCTGGTCTCCTATAACCTGGACCGTCTGCACGAGCTGGATGAAGTAGGCGTCGTCGGCTTCAAATGCTTCGTCGCCACCTGCGGCGATCGTGGTATCGACAACGATTTCCGTGACGTCAACGACTGGCAGTTCTTCAAAGGCGTACAGAAGCTGGCTGAGATGAAGCAGACCGTGCTGGTGCACTGCGAAAACGCGCTGATCTGCGACGAGCTGGGCGAAGAGGCGAAAAGGGAAGGCCGCGTGACCGCCCATGATTACGTCGCCTCTCGTCCGGTGTTTACTGAAGTGGAAGCGATTCGCCGCATTCTGTATCTGGCGAAAGTGGCCGGTTGTCGCCTGCACGTGTGCCACGTCAGCAGCCCGGAAGGGGTTGCCGAAGTGACCCGTGCCCGTCATGAAGGTCAGGATGTTACATGTGAATCCTGCCCGCATTATTTTGTGCTTGATACCGATCAGTTTGAGGAGATCGGAACTCTGGCTAAGTGCTCCCCGCCGATTCGCGATGCAGAGAACCAGAAAGGAATGTGGGAAAAACTGTTCAACGGTGAAATTGACTGTCTGGTGTCCGACCACTCGCCGTGTCCGCCGGAAATGAAGGCGGGCAATATTATGCAGGCCTGGGGTGGGATTGCCGGTCTGCAAAGCTGCATGGACGTGATGTTCGATGAAGCGGTGCAAAAGCGCGGTATGTCCCTGCCGCAGTTTGCCCGTCTGATGGCGACCAACGCCGCCGATATTTTTGGACTTAAGCATAAAGGCCGCATCGCCCCCGGCAAAGACGCCGACCTGGTATTTATTCAGCCGAACAGCAGCTACGTTTTACAGGCTGAAGATCTCGAATATCGCCACAAAGTCAGCCCTTACATTGGCCGTAAGATTGGCGCGCGCATCACCAAAACCATCCTGCGCGGCGATGTGATTTATGACATTGAGCAGGGTTTCCCGCATGCGCCGAAAGGGAAATTTATCCTTAAGCATCAGCAGTAA
- a CDS encoding uracil/xanthine transporter has protein sequence MVVFPLNKRNTLAGFQWFFFIFCNTVVVPPTLQSAFQLPASALITLTQYGFITTGLACLAQALLGHRRAIMEGPTGLWWSTILTVTVGEAARGTPFNSIATSLAIGIFLSAILTIIIGASGIGHRLAKLFSPTVMVFFMLLLGAQLTTIFFKGMLGLPFSSTQANVGIQLAPFSLALAVMLLVLGMIIFLPDGVARYALLIGTLAGWTGWYLLFRTPPATAASGPIHWQWFPLGYGGELRSGIILTALLAGVVNITNTYGAICGTDVFYPEQGVSNTRYRRSFIISGLMTLITVPLSVVPFSPFVSSIGLLTQTGETSRQPFIIGCLCCLLVGLFTPLTHFFTTLPLPISSAVMLVSYLPLLYSSLSFSKQITFTARNIYRLALPLFVGIFLMGLPPFYLQTIPLTIQPLLGNGLLISVLLAVVMENLIPWDRIK, from the coding sequence ATGGTGGTATTTCCGCTAAATAAACGAAACACCCTGGCGGGATTTCAATGGTTCTTCTTTATCTTCTGCAACACCGTTGTGGTACCGCCGACACTACAGTCCGCTTTTCAGCTGCCCGCCAGCGCGCTTATCACGCTCACCCAGTACGGTTTTATCACCACCGGACTGGCCTGCCTGGCGCAGGCGCTGCTGGGACACCGCCGCGCGATTATGGAAGGGCCGACGGGACTCTGGTGGAGCACAATCCTCACCGTTACCGTCGGCGAAGCCGCGCGTGGCACCCCGTTCAATAGCATCGCGACCAGCCTCGCGATCGGCATATTTCTGTCGGCGATATTAACCATCATCATAGGCGCGAGCGGCATCGGTCACCGCCTGGCGAAGCTCTTCAGCCCAACGGTGATGGTGTTTTTCATGCTGCTGCTCGGCGCGCAGCTCACCACTATCTTTTTTAAAGGCATGCTCGGGCTGCCTTTCAGTTCGACCCAGGCCAACGTGGGCATTCAGCTGGCGCCGTTTAGCCTGGCACTGGCGGTGATGCTGCTGGTGCTGGGGATGATTATTTTTCTCCCGGACGGTGTCGCCCGTTACGCCCTGCTGATAGGAACCCTTGCGGGATGGACTGGTTGGTATCTGCTGTTTCGCACCCCGCCCGCCACGGCGGCGTCCGGGCCGATTCACTGGCAGTGGTTCCCGCTTGGTTACGGCGGTGAATTACGTTCGGGCATTATTTTGACGGCGCTACTGGCGGGGGTGGTGAATATTACGAATACTTACGGCGCGATTTGCGGCACCGACGTTTTTTACCCCGAACAGGGAGTCAGCAATACCCGCTATCGACGCAGCTTTATTATCTCCGGATTAATGACATTAATAACGGTTCCGCTCAGCGTGGTGCCGTTTTCTCCTTTTGTTTCGTCGATAGGCTTATTAACCCAAACCGGAGAAACCTCGCGCCAGCCGTTTATTATCGGCTGCCTGTGCTGTCTACTGGTTGGATTATTTACGCCATTAACCCATTTTTTTACCACGTTACCACTGCCGATTAGCAGCGCGGTCATGCTAGTCTCTTATCTCCCGTTGTTATATTCCAGCTTATCTTTTAGTAAACAAATAACCTTCACTGCACGAAATATCTATCGATTGGCGCTGCCGCTATTTGTCGGCATCTTTTTAATGGGGCTACCACCGTTCTATCTCCAGACGATACCTCTGACAATTCAACCACTCCTGGGCAACGGCTTATTAATCAGCGTGTTGCTGGCGGTGGTCATGGAAAATCTCATTCCCTGGGATCGTATTAAGTAA
- the glxK gene encoding glycerate 3-kinase, translating to MKIIIAPDSFKESVSASRCAQAIKAGFVSIFPQAECICLPIADGGEGTVEAMVEATEGKMVMLPVMGPMGDFVGAFYGLSGDGKTAFIEMAAASGLMLVPAGERNPLRATSYGTGELIRHSLDAGVRHIILGIGGSATVDGGMGMAQALGARFLDERGESVGLGGGALERLASIDLRELDPRLKECRIDVACDVDNPLLGERGAAAVFGPQKGACMEMVAILERGLQNYAQVLLATTGQDVTAIVGGGAAGGMGVAACVFLNAALKPGIDIVIEAVHLEEALRDADLVITGEGRIDSQTVGGKAPIGVARIAKKYGIPVIGIAGVLGDGVEAVHQHGIDAVFSILPALAPLDEVLERGEQNLFASARNIACAMKLGQNIPA from the coding sequence ATGAAAATTATTATTGCACCGGACTCTTTTAAAGAAAGCGTGAGCGCCAGCCGCTGCGCCCAGGCAATTAAAGCGGGCTTTGTCTCTATTTTCCCGCAGGCGGAGTGCATTTGTCTGCCGATAGCCGACGGCGGCGAGGGAACGGTTGAGGCGATGGTTGAGGCTACCGAGGGCAAGATGGTGATGCTGCCGGTAATGGGGCCGATGGGGGACTTTGTTGGCGCCTTCTATGGCCTGAGCGGCGATGGCAAAACCGCGTTTATTGAAATGGCAGCGGCCAGCGGGCTGATGCTGGTTCCCGCCGGGGAGCGTAACCCTCTGCGGGCCACCAGTTACGGGACTGGCGAACTGATTCGCCACTCGCTGGACGCGGGCGTTCGCCATATCATTCTCGGCATTGGCGGTAGCGCCACGGTGGACGGTGGAATGGGCATGGCCCAGGCGCTGGGGGCGCGTTTTCTTGATGAGCGTGGCGAGAGCGTCGGCCTTGGCGGCGGAGCGTTAGAGCGGCTGGCCAGCATTGATTTGCGTGAACTCGATCCGCGTCTGAAAGAGTGCCGGATTGACGTGGCCTGCGATGTTGATAACCCGCTGCTCGGCGAGCGCGGCGCGGCGGCGGTATTTGGGCCGCAAAAAGGGGCCTGCATGGAAATGGTCGCCATCCTGGAGCGCGGCTTACAAAACTATGCTCAGGTACTGCTGGCGACAACCGGTCAGGACGTGACGGCGATTGTCGGCGGCGGCGCGGCGGGCGGTATGGGCGTAGCAGCCTGCGTATTCCTTAACGCGGCGCTGAAGCCGGGTATTGATATCGTGATTGAGGCGGTGCATCTGGAGGAAGCGCTGCGCGATGCGGATCTGGTGATCACCGGCGAAGGGCGGATTGATTCACAAACCGTCGGCGGTAAAGCGCCGATTGGCGTGGCGCGAATCGCCAAAAAGTACGGTATACCGGTTATCGGTATCGCCGGTGTGCTGGGCGACGGCGTGGAAGCGGTGCATCAGCATGGTATTGATGCGGTATTCAGCATTCTCCCTGCGCTGGCGCCGCTGGACGAAGTACTGGAGCGCGGAGAGCAGAACCTTTTCGCCAGCGCGCGCAATATTGCCTGTGCGATGAAATTAGGTCAGAACATCCCCGCCTGA
- the allE gene encoding (S)-ureidoglycine aminohydrolase has product MGYLNNVVGYRDDLLASRSIVRHGNYALLTPDGLVKNIIPGFDNCDVTILSTPKLGATFVDYLVMLHENGGNQSGFGGDGIETFLYVIEGEIIAQAEGKTFPLTKGGYIYCPPGEKVIFTNSHSGDSQLFLYKRRYVPAEGHTPYLVTGNVSQLERIHYEGMEDVILIDFLPKELGFDMNMHILSFEPGASHGYIETHVQEHGAYILSGQGVYNLDNNWVPVKKGDYIFMGAYSLQAGYGVGREAFSYIYSKDCNRDVEI; this is encoded by the coding sequence ATGGGATATTTAAATAATGTAGTGGGTTATCGTGACGATTTACTGGCCAGCCGTTCCATAGTACGCCACGGTAATTACGCGCTGCTGACGCCGGACGGCCTGGTCAAAAATATTATTCCGGGATTTGATAATTGCGATGTAACCATTCTGTCGACGCCGAAATTAGGCGCGACTTTTGTTGATTATCTGGTAATGCTGCATGAAAACGGCGGCAATCAGAGCGGCTTCGGCGGCGACGGGATCGAGACTTTCCTGTACGTGATTGAGGGTGAAATCATCGCCCAGGCGGAAGGCAAAACCTTCCCGCTGACCAAAGGTGGCTACATCTATTGCCCGCCGGGCGAGAAGGTCATCTTCACCAATAGCCATTCAGGCGACAGCCAATTATTCCTTTATAAGCGCCGCTATGTTCCGGCAGAGGGCCACACGCCGTATCTGGTCACCGGCAACGTCAGCCAGCTCGAGCGTATTCATTATGAGGGGATGGAAGACGTTATTCTGATTGATTTCCTGCCAAAAGAGCTGGGCTTCGATATGAACATGCATATTCTCTCCTTCGAGCCAGGCGCCAGCCACGGCTATATCGAAACTCATGTGCAGGAACACGGAGCCTATATTCTTTCCGGCCAGGGCGTTTATAACCTCGACAACAACTGGGTTCCGGTGAAGAAAGGCGACTATATCTTTATGGGCGCTTATTCACTGCAGGCGGGATACGGCGTTGGGCGCGAAGCGTTTAGCTATATTTACTCGAAAGATTGTAACCGCGACGTTGAGATCTGA